The Coffea arabica cultivar ET-39 chromosome 4e, Coffea Arabica ET-39 HiFi, whole genome shotgun sequence genome includes a window with the following:
- the LOC113742384 gene encoding uncharacterized protein, which yields MEQNLPVIAKKFWHMVRVVYFMLRKGISKGKLMTDLNMMMKRGKIAGKAIQKLMFHHSHTWASSFAAFAAHHRRSHDKHLPFPAPSGEYYEFSCSNSPAYPSFHLPFHLSKRKSNHHSNLFTCTQAPAAEDSDAAVHAVMRALEMLHSETASPALPGFGKSPMVRQLRITDSPFPLRDVDEDSHVDEAAEEFISRFYKDQRRQNAMAALGPC from the coding sequence ATGGAGCAAAATTTGCCAGTGATAGCCAAAAAGTTTTGGCACATGGTACGGGTGGTGTATTTCATGTTGAGAAAAGGGATATCCAAGGGAAAACTAATGACTGATCTCAACATGATGATGAAACGGGGCAAGATAGCCGGTAAGGCTATACAAAAACTTATGTTCCACCACAGCCATACTTGGGCATCATCCTTCGCTGCTTTCGCCGCCCATCACCGCCGCTCCCACGACAAACACCTCCCCTTCCCGGCTCCCTCTGGCGAATACTATGAGTTCAGCTGTAGCAACAGCCCAGCTTACCCTAGCTTCCACCTCCCATTCCACCTAAGCAAGCGCAAAAGCAACCACCACTCCAACCTCTTCACCTGCACTCAAGCGCCCGCGGCGGAGGACTCGGACGCAGCCGTGCATGCTGTCATGAGGGCCTTAGAGATGCTGCATAGCGAAACGGCCTCGCCGGCTTTGCCAGGGTTTGGAAAGAGCCCTATGGTTAGGCAGCTGAGGATAACCGACTCGCCGTTTCCTCTAAGGGATGTGGATGAAGATAGCCATGTGGATGAAGCTGCAGAGGAGTTCATATCCAGGTTTTACAAAGATCAGAGGAGGCAAAATGCAATGGCTGCTTTGGGACCTTGTTGA